The genomic DNA TAGATGGATCAGTTGCTGTATTTTCAGCAGTTGACGGGGTTCAACCACAATCTGAAACAGTTTGGAGACAAGCTGATAAATATCAAGTGCCAAGAATGGCTTTCTTTAACAAAATGGATAGAGTAGGTGCTGACTTTGATATGTGTGTAAATGATATCAGAGAAAAATTAGGTGGAAATCCAGTAGCTATTCAAATACCAATTGGTAAAGAAGACTATTTTGAAGGTGTAGTAGATCTTATTGAAATGAAAGAATTGTTATGGACTACAGATGAAATGGGTGCTAATTATGATATAGCAGATATTAGAGAAGAATTAAAAGCTAAGGCTGAAGAAGCTAGAGAAGCTATGATTGAGTCTGTAGTTGAGACAAGTGATGAATTAATGGAAAAATATTTTGGTGGGGAAGAGATAACTAAAGAAGAATTAAAAGCAGCAATAAGAAAAGCTACTATTTCGAATGAAATTGTACCAGTTACTTGTGGGACAGCTTTTAAAAATAAAGGAGTTCAACCTTTACTTGATGCTGTAGTTGAATTTATGCCTTCACCAATTGATATCGGAGCTGTAAAAGGTACTGATATGAAAGATCCTGAAAAAGAATTATCAAGAGAACCTTCAGATGATGAAAGTTTTTCAGCGTTAGCATTTAAAATAATGACTGACCCGTTTGTTGGAAAACTTGCATTTTTTAGAGTTTACTCAGGAGTTTTAGAAAAAGGTTCTTATGTGTTAAATTCTACTAAAAATGTAAAAGAAAGAATGGGAAGAATTCTTCAAATGCATGCAAATAAAAGAGAAGAAAAAGATGTAGTATACTGTGGTGATATAGCAGCAGCAGTTGGATTAAAATCTACAGTAACAGGAGATACTTTATGTGCTTTAGATAATCCTATTATACTAGAAAAAATGGAATTCCCTGAACCAGTTATATCAGTAGCTGTTGAACCAAAAACAAAAGCTGACCAAGAAAAAATGGGAATTGCATTACAAAAACTATCAGAAGAAGATCCTACATTTAGAGTAAAAACAGATGAAGAAACTGGACAAACTATCATATCAGGAATGGGTGAATTACACTTAGAAATCATTGTTGATAGAATGAAAAGAGAATTTAAAGTTGAATCTAACGTAGGAAAACCTCAAGTTGCTTATAGAGAAACTATTACTTCTACAACTGATG from Hypnocyclicus thermotrophus includes the following:
- the fusA gene encoding elongation factor G yields the protein MARQVSLEKTRNIGIMAHIDAGKTTTTERILFYTGVTHKIGEVHEGAAEMDWMEQEQERGITITSAATTCFWKNHRINIIDTPGHVDFTVEVERSLRVLDGSVAVFSAVDGVQPQSETVWRQADKYQVPRMAFFNKMDRVGADFDMCVNDIREKLGGNPVAIQIPIGKEDYFEGVVDLIEMKELLWTTDEMGANYDIADIREELKAKAEEAREAMIESVVETSDELMEKYFGGEEITKEELKAAIRKATISNEIVPVTCGTAFKNKGVQPLLDAVVEFMPSPIDIGAVKGTDMKDPEKELSREPSDDESFSALAFKIMTDPFVGKLAFFRVYSGVLEKGSYVLNSTKNVKERMGRILQMHANKREEKDVVYCGDIAAAVGLKSTVTGDTLCALDNPIILEKMEFPEPVISVAVEPKTKADQEKMGIALQKLSEEDPTFRVKTDEETGQTIISGMGELHLEIIVDRMKREFKVESNVGKPQVAYRETITSTTDAEVKYAKQSGGRGQYGHVKITIEPNPGKGYEFINKITGGVIPREYIPAVDKGMREALEGGVLAGYPMVDVKVTLFDGSYHEVDSSEMAFKIAGSMAIKDGAKKATPVLLEPVFKVEVTTPEEYMGDIIGDLNSRRGMVQGMTDRNGAKIINAKVPLSEMFGYATDLRSKSQGRATYAMEFSEYAQVPTNVAKAIIEERMK